The following are from one region of the Ignavibacteriota bacterium genome:
- a CDS encoding carboxymuconolactone decarboxylase family protein — translation MSKGKIVKWILFLVLILNGHTMNAQNKTDSLNQQQQSLVIISALTATGDLENLKTELNNALDDKVSINEIKEALAHLYAYCGFPRSLNGLTTLMQVVEKRKKAGKSDVVGREASPISTNKSMLEIGTEVQTKLVGQPVSGGVMEFAPVIDRYLKEHLFGAIFSSDILNHQQRELVTISALASMSGTLGQLQSHIGIGMNTGLTENQFNQTFNLIEKYIGKKQADDARAVLSETIRK, via the coding sequence ATGAGCAAAGGTAAGATTGTAAAGTGGATTTTATTTTTGGTTTTAATATTAAATGGACATACGATGAATGCACAAAATAAAACGGATAGCCTAAACCAACAGCAACAAAGTTTAGTCATCATTTCTGCACTGACGGCAACAGGAGATTTGGAAAATCTGAAAACCGAATTGAATAATGCATTAGACGATAAAGTTTCCATAAACGAAATAAAAGAAGCATTGGCACATCTATACGCTTATTGTGGTTTTCCTCGAAGCCTAAATGGATTAACCACTTTAATGCAAGTTGTAGAGAAACGAAAAAAAGCAGGTAAAAGCGATGTTGTTGGTCGTGAAGCAAGTCCGATTTCTACAAATAAATCAATGCTTGAAATAGGAACGGAAGTACAGACAAAATTAGTGGGACAACCTGTTTCAGGTGGTGTTATGGAGTTTGCCCCTGTTATTGACCGTTATTTAAAGGAACATCTTTTCGGTGCTATTTTCTCAAGCGATATACTGAACCACCAACAAAGAGAATTAGTAACAATTTCTGCATTAGCCTCAATGTCTGGAACGCTTGGACAATTACAATCACACATTGGAATTGGAATGAATACAGGACTTACAGAAAATCAGTTCAATCAAACTTTCAATTTGATAGAAAAGTATATTGGCAAAAAACAGGCAGACGATGCAAGAGCAGTACTTTCAGAAACAATTAGAAAATAA
- a CDS encoding aldo/keto reductase: MILNEKYTLSNGLEIPKIALGTWFIGDETVAQVVKDAIEIGYRHIDTAQAYGNERGIGEGLKACSIKREDLFITTKLAAEVKSYNDAVASIANSLKLLGLDYIDLMIIHSPKPWAHYEKENRHFDGNREAWRALEDAYKAGKIRSIGVSNFQIIDIENIVAGCKVKPMVNQILAHISNTPFELIDYCKQNNILVEAYSPIAHGELLKNEQVVKMAEKYGVSVPQLAIRYCLDLGLLPLPKTTNPKNMKNNADVDFEISANDLEILKNIEPIKNYGEASNFPVFWK; encoded by the coding sequence ATGATACTAAATGAAAAATACACCCTTTCAAATGGGTTAGAAATTCCAAAAATAGCACTTGGAACTTGGTTCATTGGCGATGAAACCGTAGCACAGGTAGTAAAAGATGCCATCGAAATTGGATACAGACACATTGATACGGCTCAGGCGTATGGAAATGAAAGAGGAATTGGCGAAGGACTAAAGGCTTGCAGTATAAAACGTGAAGATTTGTTTATCACCACAAAACTGGCGGCAGAAGTAAAATCATATAATGACGCTGTTGCTTCCATAGCCAATTCATTAAAATTATTAGGACTTGATTATATAGACCTGATGATTATTCACAGCCCTAAACCTTGGGCTCACTATGAAAAAGAAAACCGTCATTTTGATGGCAACCGTGAAGCGTGGCGAGCTTTGGAAGATGCGTATAAAGCAGGAAAAATCCGCTCAATTGGAGTATCAAATTTTCAGATTATAGATATTGAAAACATAGTTGCAGGCTGTAAGGTAAAACCAATGGTCAACCAAATATTAGCCCACATCAGCAATACACCTTTTGAGTTGATAGATTACTGCAAACAGAACAACATCCTTGTTGAAGCCTATTCACCGATAGCGCACGGAGAATTATTGAAAAATGAGCAAGTAGTAAAAATGGCTGAAAAATATGGAGTAAGTGTACCGCAATTAGCCATTCGATACTGTCTTGATTTGGGGCTATTACCGTTGCCAAAGACAACCAATCCAAAGAATATGAAGAATAATGCGGACGTAGATTTTGAAATATCAGCAAACGACTTGGAGATTTTAAAAAACATAGAGCCGATAAAAAATTATGGTGAAGCAAGTAACTTTCCTGTGTTCTGGAAATAA
- a CDS encoding Fic family protein produces the protein MKFEAQKPYNTLPDLPPKGDIETKEILKKTISASRALSELKGAITNLPNPLLFIDTINLQEAQASSAVENIVTTQDALFQAAVAEKKIIDNAIKEVIHYKDALWHGFEEIKKKPILTTNLFISIMRIIKENQSGIRSLPGTQLKNPATGEIIYTPPEGEKLIREKLKSLEVFINENINIDPLIKLALVHYQFEAIHPFFDGNGRTGRIILLLYLKLCGLIDLPSLYLSGYILNNRSEYYKRLRNVTEKDDWENWIIYILDMIEVTSQKGSEKILLIGKLMSELGEQIREKLPKVYSKDLLEILFRLPYTKRNLLEAAGLGNVKTSGGYLKSLEDAGFLKSIQVGKEKLFLNYKLMEVLKS, from the coding sequence ATGAAATTTGAGGCACAAAAACCATATAACACTCTTCCCGATTTACCACCGAAAGGTGATATCGAAACAAAAGAAATTCTAAAAAAAACAATTTCTGCAAGCAGGGCTTTATCAGAATTAAAGGGGGCAATAACGAATCTTCCTAATCCATTATTATTTATCGACACCATAAACTTACAGGAAGCTCAGGCTAGCTCTGCAGTTGAAAATATAGTAACTACTCAGGATGCATTATTTCAGGCAGCAGTGGCTGAGAAGAAAATTATTGACAATGCCATCAAAGAAGTGATACACTATAAGGATGCTTTATGGCATGGATTTGAAGAAATAAAAAAGAAACCAATTCTGACTACGAACCTTTTTATCTCTATAATGAGAATCATAAAAGAAAATCAGTCGGGAATCAGAAGCCTGCCAGGAACTCAATTGAAAAATCCTGCAACAGGAGAAATAATATACACTCCACCTGAAGGAGAAAAGTTAATCAGAGAAAAACTGAAGTCGTTGGAAGTATTCATCAACGAAAATATCAATATTGATCCGTTGATTAAATTAGCCTTAGTACATTATCAGTTCGAAGCGATTCATCCATTCTTTGATGGAAATGGAAGAACCGGAAGAATTATTCTGCTTCTTTATTTAAAACTCTGTGGACTTATTGATTTACCCTCCTTGTATTTAAGTGGTTATATTTTAAATAACAGGAGCGAATATTACAAACGATTGAGAAATGTAACTGAAAAAGATGATTGGGAGAACTGGATAATATATATTCTTGATATGATCGAAGTGACTTCGCAAAAAGGAAGTGAAAAAATTTTGTTAATCGGAAAATTAATGTCTGAGCTTGGAGAGCAGATACGTGAAAAATTACCCAAAGTTTATTCGAAAGATTTGCTCGAAATATTATTCAGGCTACCGTACACAAAGAGAAACTTGCTTGAAGCCGCAGGATTGGGAAATGTTAAAACTTCCGGGGGTTATTTGAAAAGTTTAGAAGATGCAGGCTTTTTAAAAAGTATTCAAGTTGGTAAAGAAAAATTGTTCTTAAATTATAAATTAATGGAAGTACTCAAAAGTTGA
- a CDS encoding nucleotidyltransferase: MNNLKISDERLRNICQKYLVKELAVFGSTLTSDFRNDSDIDLLYTFHEKAEHSLFSKVRIKAEIEELFGRPVDLISRRAIENSRNLYKRKAILENLKIIYAA, encoded by the coding sequence ATAAACAATTTAAAAATCTCTGATGAACGATTAAGAAATATCTGCCAAAAGTATCTTGTCAAAGAACTGGCGGTTTTTGGTTCAACTTTAACTTCTGATTTCAGAAATGACAGTGACATTGATCTACTATACACATTTCACGAGAAAGCGGAACACAGTCTTTTTAGTAAAGTCCGGATAAAAGCAGAAATTGAAGAATTGTTTGGAAGACCTGTTGATCTTATAAGTCGCAGAGCGATTGAAAACAGCCGTAACTTATATAAAAGAAAAGCAATACTTGAAAATCTAAAGATAATCTATGCAGCGTGA
- a CDS encoding DUF86 domain-containing protein — MQRDISYFSDILESSKLAVDYLKKISFEEFTRNTAIQDAVIRRIEIIGEAANRISDISRQMYAHLPWIEMKGMRNLLIHEYDEIDLKEVWNTVKNDLPSLIKEIEKILN; from the coding sequence ATGCAGCGTGACATCAGCTATTTTTCTGATATACTCGAATCATCAAAATTAGCTGTTGATTACTTGAAGAAAATTTCTTTCGAAGAGTTTACACGGAACACAGCTATTCAAGATGCTGTAATTCGCAGAATTGAAATTATTGGTGAAGCTGCAAATCGAATAAGTGACATATCAAGACAAATGTATGCCCATTTACCATGGATTGAGATGAAAGGAATGAGAAATCTCTTAATTCATGAATATGACGAAATTGACCTCAAAGAGGTTTGGAACACAGTTAAAAATGATTTGCCTTCTCTTATAAAAGAAATTGAAAAAATTCTGAATTAA
- the carB gene encoding carbamoyl-phosphate synthase (glutamine-hydrolyzing) large subunit, which produces MIKKRKPKKVLILGSGALQIGQAGEFDYSGSQAIKALKEDGITSVLVNPNIATIQTSANFADKVYFLPITAEFVERVIEKEQPESILLQFGGQTALNVGVQLFDKGILKKHNVQVLGTPVEAIKDTEDRLLFANKCTEIGLKVARSKTAKNIDEAINAANEIRFPVMVRIAYALGGLGSGIVNNEMELKEKAEKAFKYTNQILIEESLYGWKEVEYEIVRDKYDNCITTCSMENIDPMGIHTGDSVVIAPVQTLSAQENFKLRSIGIKLIRHIGIIGECNIQYALDPNSDDYRIIEVNARLSRSSALASKATGYPLAFIATKLALGYALNEVENSITRETSACFEPALDYVALKFPRWDLQKFQQVSTQLGSEMKSVGEVMSLGRSFEEVLQKAIRMLDVGLKGFVCNDLQFENLDKELSQPTDKRIFAIAVALQRGYSVEKIHQLTRITPWFLFKMKNIVDTESKLKQKQITEFNFTLMKEAKQNGFSDLQIAELVNSTEDEVRRKRKALSVLPVVKQIDTMAAEYPAQTNYLYLTYHGNEHDISVNPALPAGREKQQIAVIGGGAYRIGSSVEFDWCCVTAVNAINNSGNKSIMINCNPETVSTDYDICDKLYFEQLTLERVLDICDLENPEGVIVSMGGQVPNNLAMKLHNAGVKIIGTSPIQIDNAESRHKFSKILDKLEIDQPEWNEVTTLADAKKFSAKVGYPVLIRPSYVLSGAAMSIVLTEDELETYLRKATELNREHPVVISKFITDAREIEIDAVADHGELFCYAIAEHVENAGVHSGDATIVLPPQRTYLETMRRVKIITKNIAKEFEINGPFNIQFIAKDNDVKVIECNLRASRSFPFVSKTLKINFIDIATRIMLGEKVAKIDKSSFDLDYVGVKASQFSFTRLKGSDPVTGVEMSSTGEVACLGDDFNEAFLKSVLSTGQKIPQKAALLSTGTPKNKAELLEDILALKEMGLKFYGTKGTSDYYRLNGIDVEVLYRPFDEKEPSILTYLSNGEIDMVINIPKTAEKVELDSDYIIRRKAVDLNIPLFTNVQATKRFIKALQQFTTDSLPVKSWDEYS; this is translated from the coding sequence ATGATAAAAAAACGAAAACCAAAAAAAGTATTAATCCTCGGCTCGGGAGCTTTGCAGATAGGCCAGGCAGGTGAGTTCGATTACTCCGGCTCGCAAGCAATCAAAGCATTGAAGGAAGATGGAATTACTTCCGTTCTTGTTAATCCTAACATCGCTACGATTCAAACCTCCGCTAACTTTGCAGATAAAGTTTATTTCCTTCCGATCACTGCTGAGTTTGTTGAAAGAGTAATTGAAAAAGAACAACCGGAAAGTATTCTTTTGCAATTTGGCGGACAGACAGCGTTAAATGTTGGCGTTCAATTATTTGACAAAGGAATTCTTAAAAAACATAATGTTCAGGTACTCGGAACACCGGTTGAAGCAATCAAAGACACTGAAGACAGACTGTTGTTTGCAAACAAGTGTACAGAAATAGGGTTGAAAGTTGCGAGAAGTAAAACTGCAAAAAATATTGATGAAGCAATAAACGCAGCTAACGAAATCAGATTTCCAGTGATGGTGAGAATTGCTTATGCACTTGGCGGACTTGGTTCAGGAATTGTAAATAATGAAATGGAGTTGAAAGAAAAAGCTGAGAAAGCTTTCAAATACACTAATCAGATTTTAATTGAAGAATCACTTTACGGCTGGAAAGAAGTTGAATACGAAATTGTTCGTGACAAATATGATAATTGCATCACTACTTGCTCAATGGAAAATATTGATCCGATGGGTATTCATACCGGAGACAGTGTTGTAATTGCACCGGTGCAAACACTTTCAGCGCAAGAAAATTTCAAGCTTCGTTCAATTGGAATAAAATTAATTCGTCATATTGGAATAATCGGTGAATGTAATATTCAATACGCACTTGATCCAAACTCGGATGATTACAGAATAATTGAAGTTAATGCTCGACTAAGCAGAAGTTCCGCGCTCGCATCAAAAGCAACTGGTTATCCGCTTGCATTTATCGCAACAAAACTTGCACTCGGATATGCATTGAATGAAGTTGAAAACAGTATTACACGGGAAACTTCTGCCTGCTTTGAGCCTGCACTTGATTATGTTGCTCTAAAATTTCCCAGATGGGATTTACAAAAATTTCAACAGGTGAGCACTCAGCTTGGTTCGGAGATGAAATCAGTTGGTGAAGTTATGTCACTCGGACGAAGTTTTGAAGAAGTTCTGCAGAAAGCAATCAGAATGCTTGATGTTGGTCTGAAAGGATTTGTATGCAACGATTTGCAGTTTGAGAATCTTGATAAAGAACTATCTCAGCCAACCGATAAAAGAATTTTTGCTATCGCAGTTGCATTGCAAAGAGGATATTCAGTTGAAAAGATTCATCAGCTAACTAGGATCACGCCCTGGTTTCTCTTTAAAATGAAAAATATTGTTGATACAGAATCAAAGCTGAAACAAAAACAAATCACTGAATTCAATTTCACTTTAATGAAAGAAGCAAAGCAAAATGGATTTTCTGATCTTCAAATTGCTGAATTAGTTAATTCAACTGAAGATGAAGTAAGACGAAAAAGAAAAGCACTTAGTGTTCTTCCGGTTGTAAAACAAATTGATACAATGGCTGCCGAATATCCGGCGCAAACAAATTATCTTTATTTAACTTATCACGGAAATGAACATGATATATCGGTAAATCCTGCCTTGCCGGCAGGCAGGGAAAAACAACAGATAGCTGTGATTGGTGGAGGTGCTTATAGAATTGGTTCATCTGTTGAGTTTGATTGGTGTTGTGTGACTGCGGTAAATGCCATTAACAATAGTGGCAACAAATCAATTATGATTAATTGCAATCCTGAAACCGTAAGTACTGATTATGATATTTGCGATAAATTATATTTCGAGCAGTTAACACTGGAAAGAGTTCTTGATATTTGTGATCTCGAAAATCCTGAAGGCGTTATTGTTTCAATGGGTGGACAGGTTCCAAATAATCTTGCAATGAAGCTTCACAATGCTGGTGTAAAAATTATCGGCACTTCACCAATCCAGATTGATAATGCCGAAAGCCGGCATAAGTTTTCAAAAATTCTGGATAAACTGGAAATTGATCAACCGGAATGGAATGAAGTTACAACTCTTGCAGATGCGAAAAAGTTTTCTGCAAAAGTTGGTTATCCTGTTTTAATCCGTCCAAGTTATGTACTCAGCGGTGCTGCGATGAGTATTGTACTTACAGAAGATGAACTTGAAACATATTTACGAAAAGCAACAGAGTTGAACAGAGAACATCCCGTTGTTATCAGTAAGTTTATTACTGATGCGCGCGAAATTGAAATTGATGCAGTTGCTGATCACGGTGAACTTTTTTGTTATGCAATTGCTGAACACGTTGAAAATGCGGGCGTTCATTCTGGCGATGCAACTATTGTTCTCCCGCCGCAAAGAACTTATCTCGAAACGATGAGAAGAGTAAAAATTATCACGAAGAATATTGCAAAGGAGTTTGAAATTAACGGACCATTCAATATTCAATTTATTGCAAAAGATAACGATGTGAAAGTGATCGAATGCAATCTGCGTGCATCGCGGAGTTTTCCGTTCGTTTCCAAAACATTGAAGATAAATTTCATTGATATTGCAACGAGAATTATGCTCGGTGAGAAAGTTGCTAAGATTGATAAGTCATCCTTTGATCTCGATTATGTTGGGGTAAAAGCTTCTCAGTTTTCATTTACCAGATTGAAAGGATCTGATCCTGTTACCGGAGTTGAAATGTCATCAACAGGTGAAGTTGCTTGTCTTGGTGATGATTTCAACGAAGCATTTCTGAAAAGTGTTTTATCAACCGGACAAAAAATTCCGCAGAAAGCTGCTCTTCTTTCAACAGGAACTCCAAAAAATAAAGCAGAACTTCTTGAAGATATTCTTGCATTGAAAGAAATGGGATTGAAATTTTACGGCACAAAAGGGACTTCTGATTATTACAGGCTGAATGGAATTGATGTTGAAGTTCTTTACAGACCTTTTGATGAGAAGGAACCTTCAATTCTAACTTATCTCAGCAATGGTGAAATTGATATGGTGATAAACATCCCGAAGACAGCAGAGAAAGTTGAGCTTGACAGTGATTACATTATCAGAAGAAAAGCTGTTGACCTAAATATTCCTCTGTTCACAAATGTTCAGGCAACTAAAAGATTTATAAAAGCACTTCAGCAATTTACAACGGACTCATTACCGGTAAAGAGTTGGGATGAGTACAGTTAA
- a CDS encoding GIY-YIG nuclease family protein, with amino-acid sequence MLKNYYVYILTNTSKTLYIGVTNDLVRRMYEHKNKLIEGFTRKYNITKLVYYETCNSIEDAIHREKQLKNWHRRWKINLIESLNKEWTDLSIDLMDKDAETSSA; translated from the coding sequence ATTTTGAAAAATTATTATGTGTACATATTAACGAATACCTCAAAGACACTTTATATTGGAGTTACAAATGATTTGGTAAGAAGAATGTATGAACATAAAAATAAATTAATTGAAGGATTCACGAGAAAATACAATATAACAAAACTAGTTTACTATGAAACGTGTAATAGCATTGAAGATGCAATTCATCGAGAAAAACAATTGAAGAACTGGCACAGGCGATGGAAAATAAATTTGATTGAATCACTAAATAAGGAATGGACAGATTTATCTATAGATTTAATGGATAAAGATGCTGAAACAAGTTCAGCATGA
- a CDS encoding DUF5615 family PIN-like protein, giving the protein MKILIGMNLSPSWENYLNEAGFECVHWSKIGKGSESDSILFEYAKKNNYVILTHDLDFGAILAHSGENGPSVIQIRSNNITPEYFGKKLILVLKQVESYLKEGTLVVVDEARHRIRVLPLKK; this is encoded by the coding sequence ATGAAAATACTTATTGGTATGAATCTTTCCCCTTCTTGGGAGAATTATCTTAATGAGGCGGGATTTGAATGTGTTCATTGGTCAAAGATTGGTAAGGGCAGCGAATCTGATTCAATCCTGTTTGAATATGCAAAGAAGAACAATTATGTAATATTAACTCACGATTTAGATTTTGGAGCAATCTTAGCTCATTCGGGCGAAAATGGTCCGAGTGTGATACAAATTAGATCTAATAATATCACTCCTGAATATTTTGGAAAGAAACTGATCTTGGTTTTAAAACAAGTAGAAAGTTACTTGAAAGAAGGAACTCTTGTGGTAGTGGATGAAGCAAGACACAGGATTCGAGTTCTCCCTCTTAAAAAATAA
- a CDS encoding DUF433 domain-containing protein: MEKLDRITINPEVMGGKPCIRGLRVTVGTIVGLIAAGNTFDQVIKLYPYLEAEDIQQALNYAAWRVEEKEIPFDFK; encoded by the coding sequence ATGGAAAAACTAGATAGAATTACAATTAATCCGGAAGTTATGGGTGGGAAACCATGTATTCGTGGGTTAAGAGTGACTGTCGGGACAATTGTTGGACTTATAGCTGCAGGAAATACTTTTGATCAAGTAATTAAACTGTATCCTTACCTTGAAGCAGAAGATATACAGCAGGCACTAAATTATGCTGCATGGCGGGTTGAAGAAAAAGAAATCCCTTTCGACTTCAAATAA
- the carA gene encoding glutamine-hydrolyzing carbamoyl-phosphate synthase small subunit, with the protein MMNQIETEEMTSFEKISSLKNNVKLILEDGSEFEGISFGYEGNTNGEVVFNTGMVGYPETLTDPSYRGQILVCTYPLIGNYGIPDKESSNGISKNFESDKIQVRGLIVSNYSNEFSHWSAKKSLGDWLKQEKIPAITGIDTRMLTRKLRDKGTMLGKIVFDESTTTTYSDPNKTDLVKEVSVNEPVEYSAGSKKIILVDCGTKNNIIRAFLGRNISVIRVPYDYDFTSIKADGIMLSNGPGDPKMNVATIEHTRKAMEKNIPILGICLGSQILALAAGADTYKLKYGHRGHNQPCNEMGTKRCYITSQNHGYAVKSDSLPQDWREWFINDNDGTNEGIIHISKPFFAAQFHPEASPGPDDCEFIFDMFVRALK; encoded by the coding sequence ATGATGAATCAAATTGAAACTGAAGAGATGACATCTTTTGAAAAAATATCATCTCTAAAAAATAATGTAAAATTAATTCTGGAAGATGGTTCCGAATTTGAAGGAATCAGCTTTGGTTATGAAGGTAACACAAATGGTGAAGTTGTTTTCAATACCGGAATGGTTGGTTATCCCGAAACATTAACAGATCCATCTTACAGAGGACAAATACTTGTCTGTACATATCCATTGATTGGTAATTATGGAATTCCAGATAAAGAAAGTTCAAATGGCATTTCCAAAAATTTTGAATCCGACAAAATTCAAGTTCGTGGATTAATTGTTTCAAACTACTCGAATGAATTTTCTCACTGGAGTGCAAAAAAATCTCTTGGCGATTGGCTGAAGCAAGAAAAGATTCCAGCTATCACAGGAATTGATACTCGTATGTTAACAAGAAAACTTCGTGATAAAGGAACAATGCTTGGAAAAATTGTTTTCGATGAAAGTACAACTACAACTTATTCAGATCCAAATAAAACTGATCTGGTAAAAGAAGTTTCTGTAAATGAACCTGTTGAATATTCTGCCGGAAGTAAAAAAATAATTTTAGTTGATTGCGGAACAAAGAATAATATTATCCGTGCATTTCTTGGAAGAAACATTTCCGTAATTCGGGTTCCATACGATTATGACTTTACGAGTATAAAAGCCGATGGAATAATGTTGTCAAATGGTCCCGGTGATCCGAAGATGAATGTTGCCACAATCGAACATACTCGAAAAGCCATGGAAAAAAATATTCCAATACTTGGAATCTGTCTTGGCTCACAAATACTTGCGCTTGCTGCAGGTGCTGATACATATAAATTAAAATACGGTCATCGTGGACACAACCAGCCGTGCAATGAAATGGGAACGAAAAGATGTTACATAACTTCACAGAATCATGGATATGCAGTTAAATCAGATTCACTTCCGCAGGATTGGCGTGAATGGTTTATTAATGATAATGATGGAACTAACGAAGGAATAATTCATATATCAAAACCATTTTTTGCAGCACAGTTTCATCCGGAAGCCTCTCCCGGTCCTGATGACTGTGAATTTATTTTTGATATGTTTGTGCGTGCATTGAAATAA
- a CDS encoding PhoH family protein, giving the protein MSKKPKIFILDTNVILHDSSCINQFEENDVVVPLTVLEELDQFKRGSQVINLNAREFSRTLDSLTGQDIFNGGVSMGEGRGQLRIAISRGLSPEIREVFKEDTPDHRILGTALEWQKKYKETNIVILVTKDVNLRMKAKALGIPAEDYTTDRIGSIEELYSGKQVIEDFDDDKIIELFQPPFEVPAEPLLDRLNGEAFANKYFILRNGNRSVLANLDQDKEHLRKIDKNVIYGITPRNAEQTFAVDALTNQDIQLVSLTGKAGTGKTLLALASALHVRKYYRQIFVARPIVPLSNKDIGFLPGDVESKLAPYMTPLWDNLKVIQDQFPETDKNHQLIDSLIKEEKLVIEALSYIRGRSLQRIFFIVDEAQNLTPHEIKTIITRAGEGSKLVFTGDIYQIDHPYLDAQSNGLSYLIDKFKGQKLYAHINLEKGERSELAELASNLL; this is encoded by the coding sequence ATGAGTAAAAAACCAAAGATTTTTATTCTTGATACGAATGTCATTCTCCACGATTCATCCTGTATTAATCAGTTTGAGGAGAATGATGTCGTAGTTCCACTGACTGTTCTTGAAGAACTTGATCAGTTCAAGAGAGGAAGTCAGGTTATTAATCTTAACGCAAGAGAATTTTCCCGCACACTTGATTCGCTAACCGGTCAGGATATTTTTAACGGTGGTGTTTCGATGGGTGAAGGAAGAGGACAATTGCGTATTGCAATTTCACGAGGACTTTCACCCGAAATCCGTGAAGTATTTAAAGAAGACACACCTGATCACAGGATACTTGGAACCGCACTTGAATGGCAAAAAAAATATAAAGAAACGAATATCGTAATACTTGTTACTAAAGATGTAAACCTCCGGATGAAAGCTAAAGCACTTGGAATTCCTGCTGAGGATTACACAACAGATCGGATCGGAAGTATCGAAGAACTTTACAGCGGTAAACAAGTGATAGAAGATTTTGATGATGATAAAATTATTGAGCTTTTCCAACCGCCGTTTGAAGTTCCCGCAGAACCTTTGCTCGACAGGTTAAATGGCGAAGCTTTTGCAAATAAATATTTTATCCTTCGAAATGGAAATCGTTCTGTGCTTGCTAACCTTGACCAAGACAAAGAACATCTGAGAAAAATTGATAAAAATGTTATTTATGGAATCACTCCACGAAATGCCGAACAAACTTTCGCTGTCGATGCTCTAACAAATCAGGATATTCAATTAGTTTCCTTAACTGGAAAAGCCGGTACTGGAAAAACTTTACTTGCATTAGCAAGTGCACTTCACGTAAGAAAATATTATCGTCAGATTTTTGTTGCACGACCCATCGTTCCACTTAGCAACAAAGATATTGGATTTCTTCCCGGTGATGTTGAAAGCAAGCTTGCACCTTATATGACTCCGTTGTGGGATAATTTGAAAGTAATCCAGGATCAATTTCCTGAAACAGATAAAAATCATCAGCTCATAGATTCATTAATTAAAGAAGAAAAATTAGTAATCGAAGCTTTATCCTACATAAGGGGAAGAAGTTTGCAAAGAATTTTCTTTATAGTTGATGAAGCACAAAACTTAACTCCGCACGAGATTAAAACAATTATCACTCGTGCAGGTGAAGGTTCAAAATTAGTTTTTACCGGAGATATTTACCAGATTGATCATCCGTATCTTGATGCACAATCGAACGGGCTTTCATATCTGATTGATAAATTCAAGGGTCAGAAACTTTACGCACACATAAATCTTGAAAAAGGTGAACGCAGCGAACTTGCTGAGTTAGCGAGTAATTTGTTGTAA
- a CDS encoding glycosyltransferase family 2 protein → MTKQSENSINPLISIIMAVYNRDDYIRRAVDSVLNQSYDNWELISVDDGSRDYSAFLLEVYKAFSSKIKVVLQKHKSLPSARNNGIKHSSGSYITFLDSDDEFSIDHLKLRMEYLINNQQIDLLRGGVKIIGNEFVPDKDNPDQLIHLSRCVIGATFFGKREVFTKLEGFREIAYSEDSDFLERAKNYFNIMKIDFPTYIYHRDTPDSITNTFIKNQ, encoded by the coding sequence ATGACAAAGCAATCAGAAAATAGTATCAATCCACTCATTTCAATCATTATGGCTGTTTATAACAGAGATGATTATATCCGAAGAGCAGTTGACTCTGTGCTGAATCAATCTTACGATAACTGGGAACTGATTTCTGTTGATGATGGAAGCCGTGATTATTCTGCTTTTCTTCTGGAAGTTTACAAAGCATTCTCGAGTAAAATTAAAGTTGTATTGCAAAAACATAAATCTCTACCTTCTGCAAGAAATAATGGAATAAAACATTCAAGTGGCAGTTATATTACTTTTCTTGACAGCGATGACGAATTTTCAATAGACCACCTAAAACTGCGAATGGAATATTTGATTAATAACCAGCAAATAGATTTGCTTCGCGGCGGTGTAAAAATAATCGGCAATGAATTTGTACCTGATAAAGATAATCCTGATCAGCTTATTCATCTTTCAAGGTGTGTAATTGGTGCAACGTTTTTCGGGAAGAGAGAAGTTTTCACAAAACTTGAAGGATTCAGAGAGATTGCATATAGTGAAGATTCAGATTTTCTTGAAAGAGCAAAAAATTATTTCAATATAATGAAGATTGATTTTCCAACATACATCTATCACAGAGACACGCCTGATAGCATTACGAATACATTTATCAAAAATCAATGA